Proteins encoded together in one Bacteroides ovatus window:
- the tnpC gene encoding IS66 family transposase, whose translation MIDERAYELLCCQLGLANEEKAGLRKQNKELIARLESIEESNRENSKNLIDTINDLKDTIEKQSTTVEHYRKEMELMRKQLEAKDEVNRMLANEISNLRLQLEDSRKHRFGRTSEQRRLLNNRNLDKSALEQSEYDGSDRKDDNNKTDDNETGSNTSSGNIPAQNSKPSRRKETAPRAGKTKLKVDKVVVHEVDEYYTLPEGGRFMNRNGMPDVWEYRVIEHVRAYNVEHVYKVARVKLADGTFTSTMEHPLKNLGGIFSPELLARLLCLKYDFSMPENRQIRLLAREGIHISNTTLNSYIHNGIAKLREFMEDVFKEFVQRANYLMVDETTELVGVETKEGKAYRRKYLWAFFAKHIKMVYYHYNNGSRSSDAAKSFLEYFMGTISTDGYTVYRMFDGDDSKVLHIGCWTHCRRLWVDALPSDRTAMDIIDPIGEMFRNEDLFRMMKLSGEQIKERRLKLTGPILERIHHKVVIMMQDAKIMANELMRKAVNYTINQWKSLRNILKDGSAEISNNLCEQRMKPVKLLLKNCMNVGSEDAAENSAFTFSLIESCKLNGIDPQNYLKHLFECILHGKDCDKKALLPCFYKPEC comes from the coding sequence ATGATTGATGAAAGAGCATACGAGTTACTTTGCTGCCAGCTGGGTCTGGCGAATGAGGAAAAGGCAGGTCTTCGCAAACAGAATAAAGAATTGATTGCGAGGCTTGAGTCTATTGAAGAATCCAACAGGGAGAACTCTAAAAATCTGATAGATACCATCAATGATCTCAAAGATACCATCGAAAAGCAGTCAACCACGGTTGAACATTACAGGAAAGAAATGGAACTTATGAGAAAGCAGCTTGAAGCAAAGGATGAGGTGAACAGGATGCTGGCAAACGAGATCTCCAATCTCAGACTTCAGCTTGAGGACAGCAGGAAACACCGTTTCGGCCGTACTTCCGAGCAAAGAAGGCTGTTGAACAACCGTAATCTCGACAAGTCCGCTCTGGAACAATCCGAGTATGACGGTTCTGACAGGAAGGATGATAATAATAAGACCGATGATAACGAAACCGGCAGCAATACCTCTTCCGGCAACATACCTGCCCAGAACAGCAAACCTTCAAGGAGAAAGGAAACCGCACCACGTGCCGGGAAAACAAAATTGAAAGTTGACAAGGTGGTAGTACATGAAGTGGACGAGTATTACACGCTTCCAGAAGGGGGACGGTTTATGAACCGCAACGGTATGCCTGATGTGTGGGAATACAGGGTCATAGAACATGTAAGGGCTTATAACGTGGAGCATGTTTACAAGGTGGCAAGGGTAAAGCTTGCGGACGGCACTTTCACAAGCACCATGGAACATCCGCTGAAAAACCTTGGAGGTATCTTCTCTCCTGAACTGCTTGCCCGTCTGCTTTGTCTGAAATATGACTTCAGCATGCCTGAGAACAGACAGATAAGACTGCTTGCAAGAGAGGGTATCCACATAAGCAATACCACGCTGAACAGCTATATCCATAACGGAATCGCCAAACTAAGGGAGTTCATGGAAGATGTCTTCAAGGAGTTTGTACAGAGAGCTAATTACCTTATGGTTGATGAGACTACTGAGCTTGTTGGAGTGGAAACAAAGGAAGGTAAGGCTTACAGGAGAAAGTACTTATGGGCTTTCTTTGCCAAGCATATTAAGATGGTCTATTATCACTATAATAACGGCAGCAGGTCGTCCGATGCGGCAAAATCATTCCTGGAATATTTTATGGGAACCATATCCACTGACGGATATACGGTTTACAGGATGTTTGACGGAGACGACTCAAAGGTGCTTCATATAGGATGCTGGACGCATTGTAGAAGGTTGTGGGTTGATGCCCTGCCTTCAGACAGAACAGCGATGGACATAATAGATCCTATCGGTGAGATGTTCAGAAATGAAGACCTGTTCCGTATGATGAAACTCAGCGGTGAGCAGATTAAGGAAAGAAGGCTTAAGCTAACAGGACCGATTCTTGAACGTATCCATCATAAGGTGGTCATTATGATGCAGGATGCGAAGATTATGGCTAACGAACTGATGAGAAAGGCCGTGAACTATACGATAAACCAGTGGAAATCCTTGAGAAATATCCTCAAGGACGGTTCAGCAGAAATCTCGAACAACCTCTGTGAGCAAAGGATGAAACCTGTAAAGCTGCTGCTCAAGAACTGTATGAACGTTGGCAGTGAGGATGCGGCAGAAAACTCTGCATTCACCTTCTCTCTGATAGAAAGCTGTAAGTTGAACGGCATAGACCCTCAGAATTACCTGAAACACTTGTTTGAATGTATTCTTCATGGTAAGGACTGCGACAAGAAGGCTCTTCTGCCATGTTTCTATAAACCGGAATGTTAA
- the tnpB gene encoding IS66 family insertion sequence element accessory protein TnpB (TnpB, as the term is used for proteins encoded by IS66 family insertion elements, is considered an accessory protein, since TnpC, encoded by a neighboring gene, is a DDE family transposase.), with protein MLGLSANLNYYLFNGNVDLRKGIFRLCESIREEMSLDPSDASNVYMFMSRNRKVVKILHYERGFYVLYEKRPVMGKFKKPVFDEVSRCYRIQWSDMAYLTESIVVDKMYVSPKG; from the coding sequence ATGCTTGGACTGAGTGCTAACCTTAACTATTACCTGTTTAACGGTAATGTTGATTTGCGGAAAGGCATTTTCCGTCTGTGTGAGAGTATAAGGGAAGAAATGTCCCTTGACCCGAGCGATGCGTCCAATGTATATATGTTCATGTCCCGGAACCGAAAGGTTGTGAAGATACTTCATTACGAACGCGGTTTTTATGTGCTTTACGAAAAACGTCCTGTTATGGGCAAATTCAAGAAACCTGTATTTGATGAAGTCTCCAGGTGCTACCGGATACAGTGGTCGGACATGGCTTATCTTACGGAAAGCATTGTAGTTGACAAGATGTACGTTAGTCCGAAAGGCTAA